The Chryseolinea soli nucleotide sequence CACGTCCAGCAGCGACGTGATACCGGGAGGGATGAAGGCAAGCATCTCCGAGCGATTCAATTTATAGTATTGCGCGTTAGGCATATCCCGGTTTTTCGTCAAAAATAAATATAAATGTGATAAACCTTTTTTAGTAACATTGATCTTTTATTTGTACCGCATTGAGGAGGAAGATCGTCTATATCGTCTCGGATGTCGAGAAATCGCTTGCTTTTGAGTGGATGGCTGCCCATTTCAAGAGCCATGCCGAGCTTTTCTTTCTTCTGATCGGCAAGCGACAGACCGCGCTCATTTCCTTCCTGGAGCAGACCGGGGTGCGCTACCAGGTGGTGGCCGACGAAGATGGGGCATCGTTCTTCCGAAAGTGGCTGACAGTGCTGTCGCTGTTGCAAAGGGAGCGACCCCACGTCGTGCATGCGCACCTGTGGCGGGCCCAACTCATGGGCATGACCGCTGCGTGGTTGCTGCGCGTTCCGAAGCGAATATTCACACGTCACCATGCTGCCTTGCACCACGAAGTGTATCCCACCGGGTTGAAGTGGGATAAGCTGTGCAATCGATTGGCTACCGGCATCGTAGCCATTTCACAAAATGTTCAAAATATTCTCACCCAATGGGAGGGCGTGGCACCCGCTAAAGTACACCTGATACACCACGGCTTCGACCTCGCGTACTTTGCGCAGCCAGACCCGCAAGCAGTGGCCAACCTAAGGCAAAGGCACGGGCTTCCTGCGCGTGGCCCTATGATCGGCGTCATTGCCCGCTACCTGGAATTGAAGGGCATTCCGTACGTGGTGGAGGCCTTTAAAACTATCCGAAGGGAATTTCCAGACGCGTTTCTCATTCTGGCCAACGCCCATGGCGTGTATGCACCGGTCATCAAAAAAAGCCTGGCCGATGTTCCAGTGGAAGCCTACAAAGAGGTTATCTTTGAAAATGACCTGGCGTCATTGTATGCCGTGATGGATGTCTTTGTTCACGTGCCCACGGGCCCTCATGTAGAAGCTTTTGGACAAACTTATGTAGAAGCCTTGGCCGCGGGTGTGCCCGCGGTATTTACGCTTTCGGGCGTAGCACCGGAATTTATCGTGAACCGGAAGAACGCTTGTGTGGTGGGGTTCCGAAATGCCGGCGACATCGCTTCCGCGATCACCGACATTTGGCAAAATGATGCGCTGCGTGAAAACCTGATCACCGAAGGAAAGCGGTCGGTACAATCGTTCAGCCTGGAGCACATGCTGCATAAACTGGAAGCCTTGTACGCCTGATCGCCATGAGTCCATCATCAATTGATATCAAAACAGCATGACCCCACCGGATGATATAAGACTCATCAATCCCATCAACAAAAAGCCATTGACGGCCCGCAACGGACAATTGGTTGACGACGCGGGAAATTCATTTCCGCTAAAAGAAGGCGCCTATCGCTTTGTGCACGACGACAACTACACAGCCAACTTCGGGTTTCAATGGAATAAGTTTCAGAAAACACAGATCGACCGCTTTCAACGCACGGTAGATCAAAGCCGCGAACGTTTTTTTGCCGTGACCCAGTGGGATAAGATCGATCTCGCCGATCAGAATATCCTGGAGGTGGGCTCTGGCGCCGGTCGCTTTTCGCAGATCGTGCTCAATCACACGCATGCTAATTTGTATAGTGTCGACTATAGCAACGCCGTGGAGGCCAACTTCCGGAACAACGGTCCGCATCCTCGTTTCCATCTTTTCCAGGCCAGCGTATACGATTTGCCGTTTGCCCCCGCGCAGTTCGACAAAGTTTTTTGTTTTGGAGTTTTGCAACATACCCCCGACTTCAAACGCTCGGTGGGTGCGCTGGCAGAGATGGTGAAGCCGGGCGGCGAATTGATCGTGGATTTTTACCCGGTGAAGGGATGGTACACGAAGCTTCACGCCAAGTATCTATTGAGGCCTTTCACCCGGAATATGAACCATGAAAGATTGTTATCACGCATTGAAGCGAATGCCGGGTGGCTCATTTCGGCTTCCCGATTTTTCGACGCCATTGGTTTAGGTCGGATCGTGAATCGATTCCTGCCCGTGTGCGATATTCGCACCACCATTCCGCGTGGGCTCGACAAAACTGCCTTGCGGGAATGGGTTATTCTTGACACCTTCGATATGTTTTCGCCGGCGCACGATCATCCACAGCGTTTGGAGGTGGTGGGGCAATGGTTCAAGTCGTTCCAGCTCACGGATGTGGAATTGCTGACGATCCCCTACGGCGACGGCAACACGGTGACGGCCGTTCGCGGGAAGAAGCCGGCGACCGTAAACTAACTGAATTACACCTATGCCAGATATATTTTTCTCCATCGTCATTCCCACCTACAATCGCGCAGGCTATATCCGCAAAACCGTAGAGTCGTTGTTGCAGCAACACGATTCCGCCTACGAGATCATTGTGGTGGATGACGGCAGTACCGACAACACCGAGGAGGTGCTGGCACACATCAAAAGCGACAAAGTTTCCTATCATAAAAAAGCCAACGCCGAACGCGGTGCCGCCCGCAACTACGGGGCGCGGCTGGCCAAGGGTACGTACATCAACTTTTTTGATTCCGACGACGTGGCGTATCCCAACCACGTGGGCGAAGCCCGCAAGGCCATTATCAGCCTTAACCAACCGGAGGTGATCCACCTCGGCTACGACGTGAAGGACCCTGAAGGCAAGTTGTTGCGGACCGTCGACGCTTTTCCTCCTACGATCAACGATGCGTTGATCAATGGTAATCACCTCAGTTGTAACGCTGTGTTTGTGCGCCGCGACATCGCTGCCCAATGGCCCTTCAGCGAAAACCGCCTGCTGTCGGCATCCGAAGATTATGCCCTCTGGCTCAAGCTGGCCTCGCGCTATGATATTCATTGCTGGAACGTGATCACCTCTACGGTCGTGAACCACGAACTGCGCAGCGTGTTGACGATCAACCTTGAAAAGTTTTTGCAGCGCATGGAGATCTTGTGCCAGGAGTTGAAGGCCGACGACGCCTTCCTGAAAAAGTATGGCAGCCGTTGGAGCACCTTCCGGTCGTATCGCGATATTTATATTGCCTTGCACCTGGCCATGGCCCGGTATCCGAAAAGAAAAAGTATTGCCTACCTTTGGCATGCCGCCCTGTTGCGGCCGCAGGTGGTGTTGACCCGGCGGTTTATGGCTGCCTTAAAAAATGTTTTAGTATGACAAGAATATTGGTGACCGGCGGCGCCGGCAACATCGGGGCCTCGTTGGTAGAGCGACTGGTGAGTGACCCTGAGAACTACGTAGTGGTAGTCGACAACCTGAGCACAGGAAAATCCCACAACCTTTCCGAAGCAACGAAACACAGCAACTCGAAATTTATAAAGTGCGATGTAAACGTACTAGAGGACATCATGCCTGTCATGACGGCCTATCGGTTTGACTACGTATTTCATTATGCCGCCGTAGTCGGTGTTCAGCGCACGCTTGAGAATCCCATTCACGTGCTGCGCGATATCGATGGCATCAAACACATTCTGAACCTCTGCAAAAACACAGGGGTCCGTCGTGTATTTTATTCCTCTTCGTCCGAAGTGTATGGCGAGCCCGTGGAGATCCCCCAACATGAAAAGACCACGCCGTTGAATTCGCGACTGCCCTATGCGATCGTGAAGAATTTAGGGGAGGCCTTCTGTCAGTCCTACTTCCAGGAATATGGTTTGAACTACACGATCTTTCGTTTTTTTAATACGTATGGCCCGCTTCAAAGCAGCGATTTTGTGCTGACAAAATTTATCAAGGCGGCGCTGAAGAACGAGTCCCTCACCATCTATGGCGACGGAAGCCAATCGAGAACGTTTTGTTATATTGACGACAATATGGAACTTACGCTGCGCGCGTTGAACGATGGGCACTTTATTAACGATGTGGTGAATGTGGGCAACGATGTTGAGGTGAGTATTTTGAATTTGGCCAAAGTGGTCATTAGCACCCTCGGCTCAACCTCGTCCGTCGTACATCTGCCACCGCTGAAAGAAGGCGATATGACGCGGCGCAAGCCCGACATTTCAAAAATGAAACATGTGCTGGGCCGCGAGCTGACGCCGTTGGAGGATGGCATCAAGCGTGTGGCCAATGCTTTGAAATTGCAGCGCTAACTAAAAATCCTATGTGTGGAATTGCCGTTGTGTTGAGTAAAAACGCAGGAGGGGCTCGGGATATTGAACCCATGATCGCGCAGCTTCGTCACCGTGGTCCCGATGCCGAATCGACCTGGCTGTCCGACGACGGCAAGGTGGCGTTAGGTCACACCCGTCTCAGCGTGATCGATCTTTCCGAAACGGCCAACCAACCCATGGTGTCCCTGGATGGACGATACATCATTGTCTTCAACGGCGAGATCTATAATTTCAAGACGATCCGGGAGGAAATTGAGACCACGCATCCCCAAGTTAAATTCAAAACAACCTCCGACACGGAAGTGATCCTGCAGGCCTATGCGCTTTGGGGCGAGCAGATGATGTCGCGCCTGGGCGGTATGTTTGCGCTCGCCATTTGGGACACGGAAGCCAAAACGCTGTTCGTGTGTCGCGACCGGGTGGGCAAGAAGCCATTGTTCTATTATCACGACGATCACTATTTTATTTTTGCATCCGAGATAAAATCGTTGTTAAAGCATCCGGTCGTGAACGCCGCAAAGCATAGGCTCGACAACGATGCTGTTCACCAATTTCTGCACCTGGGATACATCCCCGAGCCCCGCACCATTTTCTCGTCGATCAAAAAATTTCCCGCCGGGTTTGCAGGCACCGTAAATGCCGATCTGGTGCTGGAGCTTAAGGCTTATTGGTCGATCGAAGAACAATTGCATCCCCCATCCTCAACGGATGAAGCGAGCGTAAAACAAACCCTAAAGAGCATCCTGACGGAAGCCGTGCAACAGCGCCTGATCAGCGACGTGCCGCTCGGAACATTTCTGAGTGGTGGAACAGACTCTTCGCTGATCACGGCCCTGGCGTCTAAAAGTTCCACCGGGCGACTGAAGACGTTCAGCATCGGCTTTACAGAAGGCAAGTTTGATGAAAGCGAATACGCGCGGCGCGTGGCATCACATCTTGGTACCGATCACCATGCCTATACACTTTCAGAAAAGGAGGCCGTTGGTATCCTGGAAACCTACCTCAAACATTTCGACGAACCCTTTGCCGACACCTCGGCGATACCCACCATGTTGGTGTCCAAGCTGGCGCGAAAGGAGGTGACGGTGGCCCTTACGGGCGATGGAGGAGACGAACTGTTTCAAGGCTACGGAGCCTATGATTGGGCGCAGCGTTTGCAAAATCCATTCGTCCGGCTTCTTCAAACCCCGCTGGCCTTTGGCTTGAGAAATTTCGGGAGCAGCCGTTTGAAACGCGTATCACATATATTGGAGAAAGTCGACAAAACGCGCATGCGCAGTCATATTTTTTCCCAGGAGCAATATTTTTTCTCCGATCGCGAACTGAGACAAAACGTGTTAAAGCATCCGGCCTCTTATACATCATTTGTTTACGATGATCTGCAGGTTGACCAGGTGAAACTCACCGCCCGTGAACAACAGGCAATCTTCGATTTGAAATTTTATTTGAAAGACGACCTTCTTGTTAAAGTCGACCGTGCCTCCATGTTTCACGCCCTGGAATGCCGTTGCCCGTTACTGGACCACCGTGTTGTTGAATTTGTATTCAACCTGCCACTTTCCTATAAAGTGCGCGGCAATGTGCGCAAATGGATCTTGAAGGAAATATTGGGCGATTATTTGCCGGCAGAGTTGGTGCACCGTCCAAAATGGGGCTTTAGCATTCCCCTGGCGAGCTGGCTGAAGAACGAACTCCGCTATTTGATAGACGACTATCTGGACAAACCGGGTATCGAGACGGCAGGCCTGGTGGAATATGATCACGTAAAGAAATTGAAGGAAGCTTTCTTGAATGGAAACGATTACCTCTATAACCGTCTCTGGACCTTGATCGTCATTCACAAATGGCTTCGCGAAAACGCATGAGCAAGGCCAACGTACTATATCTTTCCTATGACGGCCTCACCGATCCCCTCGGACAATCGCAAGTGTTGCCTTACCTCTGTGGCCTGGCAGATGAATATTCCATCACGGTGGTGACGTTCGATAAACCGGATCAATACGAAAAAAAGAAAAACGAACTGGAGGCCATTTGTCGTCAGTATGATATTCGGTGGATATCATTAACATACCGTCGCCAACCGCCTGTCGTCTCCACCGTGTGGGCATTGATGAAACTGCGACGCCTGGCGGATCGTTTGCATCGTGAAAAAAAAATAGACATCGTGCATTGCCGCAGCTATCTCACGGCGCTGGTGGGATTGGGATTGAAACACACGCAGGGTGTGAAATTTATTTTCGACATGCGCGGTTTTTGGGCCGATGAGCGTGTAGAAGGTGGGTTGTGGAATCGCAACAACCCGGTATTCAATGCCATCTATCGTTTCTTTAAGCAAAAAGAAAAAGTATTTCTGACGGAAGCCGACCACACCATTTCGCTGACCGAAAATGCCCGCCGGGAAATTCTCTCCTGGAATCTAAACCCGGCGCCGATCACCGTCATTCCTACGTGTGTCGACATGACGTTGTTTGATCCGGCAAAGCTCACGGAAACCCAAAAACGGGAGAAGCGATCAGCCTTGGGAATTGCACCGGGCGACTTTGTGCTGCTCTACCTGGGTTCGTGGGGTACGTGGTATATGACAAACGATATGCTGGCTTTTTTCACGGCCTTGAAAGCGCAAAAGTCAAACGCCAAGTTTCTCATCATCACACAAGACAAGATCGACCTTCACCAATATCCGCACCGCGAAGACGTGATCATGAGACCAGCAGCGCGACCGGAGGTTCCGCTCTACATCGGCTTGTCCGACGCAGCCATTTTCTTTATCCTTCCGTCTTTTTCAAAGAAAGCCTCATCGGCAACAAAGATGGGCGAGATCATGGCCATGAATGTCCCCGTGATCACCAACCCGGGCTGGGGCGATGCCGAAAGCATTATCCGCAAAGCCGGAGGATACCTGGCCGACGGGCCGTTCCCATTCGAAAGCCTGGCGCCCGTTCAATCGCGGGACTATTGCGAGCAGTACCTTAGTTTGAAGCAGGGTGTGCTGACCTATAAGTCGGTTTATAAAAAACTCTTGTGAAAGGCGATCGTCATGAAAGGACTGGGATGGCCCCTGAATCTGGGGAGATATTTTCAAGTGCCTGGTGATCACCGTTTTGGAATTTGGGCTTTCCGGTAAGTTTTTTCCCTTTTTAAAATCACTTTTCTCAAAGGAAAAGGTAAATTCTGTTAATTTTGGCCAAATTTTATTTGGAGACGAACCCTCGTAAAGACATACTATGAAACCTGTGAAATTAGACGGTACCGATCGCAAGATCCTGGAGATCCTTCAGGCCAACTCGAACATTACCAACGCCCAGCTCGCCAAAGAAATAGGCCTGTCGCCCGCACCCACCCTGGAGCGTGTGAACAAGCTGGAGACCAGCGGGGTCATCAAAAGCTATCATGCCGTTATCGATCCGGGAAGCGTGGGCATCGGTGTCAGCACCTTTGTAATGGCTACCCTGAAAGGTCACAATAAAGAAAACATCGAAAAATTCATCAAAGCCATCAAGGGCATCGACGAAGTGGTGGAGTGTCACCACATCACGGGCGCGGGCGACTTTATTCTCAAGATCGTTTGTGCCGACATCGCCGCCTATCAACAGCTGATGCTGGAGAAAGTATCAAACATTGAAGTGGTGGACAGCCTGCAATCCATGGTGATCCTTTCCACCTTCAAAGACAGCAAATCCATGCCGCTGCCCAACGCCTGAGAGGCTTTCCTTTACCATCATCTTTTTTAAACTATGGTGTCAGAGAAAACATTGATCCTGGATGCGCGCCAGGTGCAGGAAAAGATCAAGCGCATGGCGTTTGAGATCTATGAGCACAACTTCAAGGAAAAAAACGTGGTCATCGCCGGCATCGACGGCCAGGGCTAC carries:
- a CDS encoding Lrp/AsnC family transcriptional regulator, which codes for MKPVKLDGTDRKILEILQANSNITNAQLAKEIGLSPAPTLERVNKLETSGVIKSYHAVIDPGSVGIGVSTFVMATLKGHNKENIEKFIKAIKGIDEVVECHHITGAGDFILKIVCADIAAYQQLMLEKVSNIEVVDSLQSMVILSTFKDSKSMPLPNA
- a CDS encoding glycosyltransferase; its protein translation is MSKANVLYLSYDGLTDPLGQSQVLPYLCGLADEYSITVVTFDKPDQYEKKKNELEAICRQYDIRWISLTYRRQPPVVSTVWALMKLRRLADRLHREKKIDIVHCRSYLTALVGLGLKHTQGVKFIFDMRGFWADERVEGGLWNRNNPVFNAIYRFFKQKEKVFLTEADHTISLTENARREILSWNLNPAPITVIPTCVDMTLFDPAKLTETQKREKRSALGIAPGDFVLLYLGSWGTWYMTNDMLAFFTALKAQKSNAKFLIITQDKIDLHQYPHREDVIMRPAARPEVPLYIGLSDAAIFFILPSFSKKASSATKMGEIMAMNVPVITNPGWGDAESIIRKAGGYLADGPFPFESLAPVQSRDYCEQYLSLKQGVLTYKSVYKKLL
- a CDS encoding class I SAM-dependent methyltransferase, with product MTPPDDIRLINPINKKPLTARNGQLVDDAGNSFPLKEGAYRFVHDDNYTANFGFQWNKFQKTQIDRFQRTVDQSRERFFAVTQWDKIDLADQNILEVGSGAGRFSQIVLNHTHANLYSVDYSNAVEANFRNNGPHPRFHLFQASVYDLPFAPAQFDKVFCFGVLQHTPDFKRSVGALAEMVKPGGELIVDFYPVKGWYTKLHAKYLLRPFTRNMNHERLLSRIEANAGWLISASRFFDAIGLGRIVNRFLPVCDIRTTIPRGLDKTALREWVILDTFDMFSPAHDHPQRLEVVGQWFKSFQLTDVELLTIPYGDGNTVTAVRGKKPATVN
- a CDS encoding NAD-dependent epimerase/dehydratase family protein → MTRILVTGGAGNIGASLVERLVSDPENYVVVVDNLSTGKSHNLSEATKHSNSKFIKCDVNVLEDIMPVMTAYRFDYVFHYAAVVGVQRTLENPIHVLRDIDGIKHILNLCKNTGVRRVFYSSSSEVYGEPVEIPQHEKTTPLNSRLPYAIVKNLGEAFCQSYFQEYGLNYTIFRFFNTYGPLQSSDFVLTKFIKAALKNESLTIYGDGSQSRTFCYIDDNMELTLRALNDGHFINDVVNVGNDVEVSILNLAKVVISTLGSTSSVVHLPPLKEGDMTRRKPDISKMKHVLGRELTPLEDGIKRVANALKLQR
- the asnB gene encoding asparagine synthase (glutamine-hydrolyzing) codes for the protein MCGIAVVLSKNAGGARDIEPMIAQLRHRGPDAESTWLSDDGKVALGHTRLSVIDLSETANQPMVSLDGRYIIVFNGEIYNFKTIREEIETTHPQVKFKTTSDTEVILQAYALWGEQMMSRLGGMFALAIWDTEAKTLFVCRDRVGKKPLFYYHDDHYFIFASEIKSLLKHPVVNAAKHRLDNDAVHQFLHLGYIPEPRTIFSSIKKFPAGFAGTVNADLVLELKAYWSIEEQLHPPSSTDEASVKQTLKSILTEAVQQRLISDVPLGTFLSGGTDSSLITALASKSSTGRLKTFSIGFTEGKFDESEYARRVASHLGTDHHAYTLSEKEAVGILETYLKHFDEPFADTSAIPTMLVSKLARKEVTVALTGDGGDELFQGYGAYDWAQRLQNPFVRLLQTPLAFGLRNFGSSRLKRVSHILEKVDKTRMRSHIFSQEQYFFSDRELRQNVLKHPASYTSFVYDDLQVDQVKLTAREQQAIFDLKFYLKDDLLVKVDRASMFHALECRCPLLDHRVVEFVFNLPLSYKVRGNVRKWILKEILGDYLPAELVHRPKWGFSIPLASWLKNELRYLIDDYLDKPGIETAGLVEYDHVKKLKEAFLNGNDYLYNRLWTLIVIHKWLRENA
- a CDS encoding glycosyltransferase family 4 protein yields the protein MRRKIVYIVSDVEKSLAFEWMAAHFKSHAELFFLLIGKRQTALISFLEQTGVRYQVVADEDGASFFRKWLTVLSLLQRERPHVVHAHLWRAQLMGMTAAWLLRVPKRIFTRHHAALHHEVYPTGLKWDKLCNRLATGIVAISQNVQNILTQWEGVAPAKVHLIHHGFDLAYFAQPDPQAVANLRQRHGLPARGPMIGVIARYLELKGIPYVVEAFKTIRREFPDAFLILANAHGVYAPVIKKSLADVPVEAYKEVIFENDLASLYAVMDVFVHVPTGPHVEAFGQTYVEALAAGVPAVFTLSGVAPEFIVNRKNACVVGFRNAGDIASAITDIWQNDALRENLITEGKRSVQSFSLEHMLHKLEALYA
- a CDS encoding glycosyltransferase family 2 protein; this encodes MPDIFFSIVIPTYNRAGYIRKTVESLLQQHDSAYEIIVVDDGSTDNTEEVLAHIKSDKVSYHKKANAERGAARNYGARLAKGTYINFFDSDDVAYPNHVGEARKAIISLNQPEVIHLGYDVKDPEGKLLRTVDAFPPTINDALINGNHLSCNAVFVRRDIAAQWPFSENRLLSASEDYALWLKLASRYDIHCWNVITSTVVNHELRSVLTINLEKFLQRMEILCQELKADDAFLKKYGSRWSTFRSYRDIYIALHLAMARYPKRKSIAYLWHAALLRPQVVLTRRFMAALKNVLV